One Brassica napus cultivar Da-Ae chromosome C4, Da-Ae, whole genome shotgun sequence genomic region harbors:
- the LOC106384167 gene encoding chemocyanin-like codes for MKTTIMSLLIVVLSLIGLAHAASFYEVGDFNGWTTMMGVAYYKTWSSSKTFHVGDALIFQYNKDIHNVIEVSFRDYESCNPNSALARYKSEYEPVKLNRTGHYYFICGFTGHCEDGQKLEVLVMPASLQNTTIIQQNNTSSSNPKPNPVNAKPNPTPKLKPKPSPSPPLEDPLVVLSVDDATIASLPHNAVSYPRVWSGLSMLSLILLDFIVLNIMFAMLEGPALT; via the coding sequence ATGAAGACCACAATCATGAGTTTGTTAATTGTGGTATTATCACTAATCGGTTTAGCTCATGCTGCATCCTTTTACGAGGTTGGAGACTTCAACGGATGGACGACAATGATGGGGGTTGCCTATTACAAGACATGGTCTTCTTCAAAGACTTTCCACGTTGGAGATGCTCTCATCTTTCAATACAACAAGGATATCCACAACGTGATTGAAGTGAGCTTCAGAGATTATGAATCGTGCAACCCTAACTCAGCTCTGGCCAGATATAAATCAGAGTATGAACCGGTTAAACTTAACAGAACCGGGCACTATTACTTCATATGCGGTTTTACTGGTCACTGCGAAGATGGTCAAAAGCTGGAGGTCCTAGTCATGCCTGCCTCTCTGCAGAATACTACCATTATTCAACAAAACAACACCTcttcttctaaccctaaacctaatCCTGTTAATGCTAAGCCTAATCCTACGCCTAAACTTAAACCTAAACCTTCTCCTTCGCCACCTTTAGAGGATCCTCTTGTGGTTCTTTCAGTAGATGATGCAACGATTGCATCACTTCCTCACAATGCGGTCTCATACCCTCGTGTGTGGAGTGGCTTAAGCATGCTCTCCTTAATTCTTcttgattttattgttttaaacaTTATGTTTGCTATGTTAGAAGGCCCGGCCCTGACCTAA